TCCTCCATGACCCCGAGTCTCAGCTTCTCTCTCTGCACGCGCGTCTGTGTGGGTTGGTGACTCACCACACCCTGGAGAAGAAGAGCGAACTAAAAAAATGACAGGACAAAAACCACATACACAAAAGCCAAGCGGGTCCAGAACCCGACAACATCTTACGAACCCGAACTGGATGACATCAAGATGAGTGCGACTTGCAGAAAATCGAACGGACAAGAATCTGAGTGTTGACCAATTGAAAAACAGCTAGATGTAAAAGAGCAAAAccgaaaaacaaaacaatattaCTACGGAGTACGCATTATTCGTCGAGAAAAAATTGTGCTGCTTATTTAACTTTGATCCGACCGGAGGCGAGTTGGCTATTGCCAAAACTCCCGATGCTCGAACGCACCGCGTGCTCGACCTcggctcccgccgccggcgaccaccaCGCCCTCACCTTCGACCATCAATCCCTCCCGCGCATCATACTCTCCGCCGCCacatcttcctcttcccatGGAGGCGCCGCCGTAACCgtctccgctctccacgcCGCGGCCACCAAGCTCGGCGTCCTCCCTTCATCGCTCCCGGTGTCCAACGCTCTCATCTCTGCCTATTCCCTCtccggcctcctcccctcctccctccgcgCCTTCTCCCTAATCCCCTACCCCTCCACGGCGTCCTACACCTGCATCCTCTCCGCGCTctcccgccatggccgcgcccTGGAAGCCATGTCCCTCTTCGCCTCCTCCGCAGTCTCCCCCGACGTCGAGCTCCTCTCCTGCCTCGTATCTTGCTGCCGCCGCGCGTCGTCCTTTCTcccagcccgcgccgcccacgccTTCGGCGTTAAGAACGTGCCGATGCTGGCCTTCTACGCCTCGGCTGGCCCCGCTCTGGTTGCCTTGTATGCGAAGCATGGGAAAGTGGTAGCTGCCAAGAGGGTGTTTGGTTTCAGTGACGGGGAGGACGTGGTGTCCTGGAATGCTATGATTGGGGGCTTTGCTACTGccgggaggggaggagaggcGTGGGATTGCTTCAGGGACATGCGCTCTCACGGTGTTCGAGGGAATGCCCGCACGGCTGTGGCTGTGCTTGGGGCTTGTGATCTGGAGTCTGGCAGGCAGGTCCACGGGTATATCATGAGAATCCACAGTGGTGGTTCAAAGCCTATTTTGTGGAACGCATTGTTGAGCATGTACTCACGTGCTGGGCATGTTAGGGATGCGGAGAAGGTGTTCTTGGAGATTGAAGGGAAGGATGTTGTGTCTTGGAATGTAATGATCGGGGCCTTTGCGAAGAACGGGCATGGAGAGAGGGCACTTGAGTTTCAAGATATGATGGTGCATTTTGGGATGAAACCAGACTCGTTGACATTCACAACTGTGCTCATGGCATGTT
This is a stretch of genomic DNA from Brachypodium distachyon strain Bd21 chromosome 1, Brachypodium_distachyon_v3.0, whole genome shotgun sequence. It encodes these proteins:
- the LOC106865388 gene encoding pentatricopeptide repeat-containing protein At4g33990, with the protein product MLERTACSTSAPAAGDHHALTFDHQSLPRIILSAATSSSSHGGAAVTVSALHAAATKLGVLPSSLPVSNALISAYSLSGLLPSSLRAFSLIPYPSTASYTCILSALSRHGRALEAMSLFASSAVSPDVELLSCLVSCCRRASSFLPARAAHAFGVKNVPMLAFYASAGPALVALYAKHGKVVAAKRVFGFSDGEDVVSWNAMIGGFATAGRGGEAWDCFRDMRSHGVRGNARTAVAVLGACDLESGRQVHGYIMRIHSGGSKPILWNALLSMYSRAGHVRDAEKVFLEIEGKDVVSWNVMIGAFAKNGHGERALEFQDMMVHFGMKPDSLTFTTVLMACCHCGLVDEGLAIFQRFVAGIGLTPSMEQCACIVDLLARAGRFEEAVEFTGQMPERPNAIVWGALLSASRMHDNVEFAQIAFEQLVQAEPENPGNFVTMSNIYANAGMVEDAKRVRMMIDREDLVKPSGQSCIEAV